The stretch of DNA CATCGATCATGGAGGAAATGTGGTTTGGTTTCAGGTAGCCATTTGCAAATTCTCGCGTTCGGGGATCGGTGAGCACGTCGTCGGTGGCTATCGTGCGGGATTCCCGGATCGATTTAAAATAGACCGGGAAATCCGCGACGGCGAGCTGGATACCGGAATCGTGAAAATCATCGCTTCGCGAATAGAGGTCAATACAGTCTAATTGTTTTCCGTCGCCCGAGAACATCCATACACTGACGCGCTCGACATCAAGGGTCTCTGCGGCTTTCCGGGTAACCTGACGGATGAAAGCAGGGAGATCGCCATGGGAAAGCTCGGCGCTTTTCGTCAGATCCAGCAGAACCCTGTTCTGGGTTCGAAGACGGTGATCACTGTCGCGAATAATGCTCTCCGCCCTTTTTCGATCCGTGATGTCGCGGCCGATTCCCTGTAAGGTTCCATCGGGTAGACGGACTGCGGAGATTTCCACGGGGAATTCCGTTCCATCTTTTCTTTTGAATGTCCGCTCAAGAAGGACCGCACGCTTTTCCCGTAAAGACGGTATCTGAAGGGGAAGGCGTTTCAGATCTCGCTCTGGAATCAGTTCAGTGTACAATTTTCCGATTAATTCTTCCTTTGAATACCCTGTCATATTGCATGCAGCCTGGTTGACCTGGAGAATTCGGGCATCGTCACTGACAATGTAGATGGCATCGGAAGCCTGTTCGATGAGCGTCCGATAACGTACTTCACTTTCGATCACTGCACGCTGGGATTTGACGATCGATGTAATATCTTCCACGGTTCCATCGTAGTACAGTACTTCTCCGGCGTCGTTCCGAACGACAGTCGAATTTTCCCTGACAAAGAGAGAGGAACCATCTTTCCTTTTCCACTCCGCCTCAAACCCCTGAATCGTTCCTGAAGCATGGATGACTTCCAGAAATTCTTTTCTGGTGCATGCATCTTTGTATCCCGATTCTCGGACATCGATGGAAGAGAGGTCCTCAAACGATGAATAACCCAGCATGGAAACCAGCGCAGGATTCGCCATCAATACCTTTCCGTCAGGCGAAGTCCGATAGATCCCGATGAGGGCGTTTTCATAGAGGCTTCGGAATCGTTCCTCCGATTCACGGATTCGTTCCTCCGAGAGCTTCTTTTCCGTAATGTCATCTTCGATCCCGATCATGTGCGTGATCGCGCCGTCATCATCTTTCAGAGGAGAAACGGTGAGGTGGACCCAGAATAGTTCACCGGTCTTTTTCCGATTCACAAGTTCTCCAGACCAGACGTCACCTGCTTTCACCGTTCTCCAAAGGTTCTCATGTACCTGCGGATCGTGATAGTCGGATTGAAGAATATCCGGTGTCTTCCCGATTGCCTCTTCTCGCGGCCAGCCGGTCACCTGGACGAAACGCTCGTTTACGTACTCGATCGCCCCTTCTGGATTGGTAATAATGATAATACTGCCACTTTGCTCCACGGCACTGGAAAGCATGCGCAGTTGAGCCTGTGTCTTTCTTTCCCGGGTCGTATCTCGAATCGTTCCAAGGGTGGCAGGGGCGCCCATGTACTGGATTAATCCTGCTGTGATGTGACAGTAAAGACGATGGCCCTCTTTGTGAATGAGGCGGATGTCATATTCAGAGGGAATGCTTTCCCCTGCCTGCCTTCGTGCATATCGGTCCAGCACCATCTCCTTGTCTTCGGGCGCGAGGATGTCTTCGTACGACACGGCCATAAACTCGGGGTGGGTGTAGCCCAGCATTTCGGCAAAGGCCTCGTTGGCGAAGATCATCTTTTGCCCCTGAAGGAGAAAAACGCCGTCGTGGATGTGCTCCACCAGAGTGCGGTAATGTTCTTCCGATTCCTTCAGCCTCTGTTCTGACCGCTTCTGATCCGTGATGTCTTTCAGGGTTCCCAGGCTGGCCACGCTGCCTTTGTAATTCAACAGACCGACGTGCATGAAAACATGGACGCGGGAACCATTCCGGTGGAGAAGCCTGAATTCGTATTCATCCGGAACGTCCTCTCCAGCCTGGCGTTTTGTGTACCGATCCACTACCCAGTCGTGGTCCTCCGGGGCGATGATGGAGTCGAAGGGGAGGGAAAGCAGGTCATTGGAACTCATTCCGACCATGCGGGCGAAAGCTTCGTTGACGTATTTGAAAATGTTGTCCTGGATTAGAAAGACACCATCTTGGATGTTTTGAAGGAGAGTCCGGTAGTGTTCCTCCGATTCCCGAATTTTTTCTTCCGCCTGCTTCGACTCCGTGATATCACGTACAATTCCGCAGATGGAGTGAACCCTGTCCCCTTCCATCTCCAGAGGGACCTGTACGGTATGAAAATAGTGGATTTTTCCACCAATGGTCAGTTCTCGAATTTCATCGACGATCTCTCCGCTGAAAGCCGCATTATCGACTTCCCGAATAATGGTGGCCGCTTCCGGAGGAAAGAGATCTTCAGGACACTTGCCCAGAAGCTCTCTCTGGGAGACTCCAAAGAGACGGGCCATGGAAGGATTGACAAAGGTGTACCTGCGGTCCATGTCCTTTATGAAGATGGAGTCTCGCGCGGTTTCGGTGATGGCTCTAAACCGCGCCTCGCTCTCTTTTACCTTCTTTTCGGCCCTGCGAAGTTCTTCAAGGTTTCTTACAAGAGCGACGGCAATGGGTTCATTTTTTCCCGTGCGCAGAACTTCTCCGATTCTCCGGAGGCGGACTTCCACGGGAAACTGCGTACCGTCGGCTCTTTTTGCCATCCATTCCACATCGACGGATTCCCCGTCCAGGGCTCGTTTGACATATTGAAAGGCCTGCTCCTTTGTGCACCCGTCTCCCATGAACTGTTCGGGATCGTTCTGAAGGATTGCATCCTTAGAACATTGATACGCCTTCAGGACGTTGGCATTGACGTCGATCAGGCGTCCATCCGCTCCGTGGATAAAGATCATGTCGGGGGATGCATCGTAAATCGCCTGGAGAAAATCTCTCGCTTCCCTCAGGGATTCTTCCGCATGAACTCTCTCGGTCACATCCTCACCCGATGAGAGGGTGTGCGTGATGAACCCGTTCTCATCCCGGAGGTAGGTGTTGCGCCATTCGATCAGCCGCTCATCCCCCTTCCTGGTCCGGACCGGGTTGGCGTATTCAGTGAAGGCCTGGACCTGCCCGTGGATCAGGGATTCAAATACTCCCTTCAGCTCTCCCGCCATCCGGGAGGGAATAAAGGAGTCAAACCAGTTCTTTCCCACAATTTCAGAGACGGAATAGCCAAGAATTTCAGCACCCTTCCTGTTGATATGGACAATTTGTGCCTGTGGATTCAGAATTAGAAGGATTACGTTTGCGACATCAAAATACTTCTGAGCCAGGTCGCGCTGGTGTTCCAGCTCCCGGATGACCGCGATCCTCTCGCTAATGTCTCGAAAAAGTCCCAGAACATGGGTCTTTCCCTCAATTACGAGATTTTTTGCGCTGATTTCGACCGGGATGCGCTTTCCGCTGGAATGAACCACTTCCAGCGGCTCGGATATCGCTTTCCCTAAAGCCTTATGATCCTGGAAAATCTTTCTGTAGCGCTCCCGATCTTCGGGCGGGTGCAGTTCTGACTGATGCTTTCCCAGGATCTGGTCCCGGGGCAGTCCGAGCAGTTCCTCAGACCGGTGGTTGATTTCTACGATCACGCCCCTGTCGTCGGCGATAAAAATGGCATCGTTCGCACTGTCCAGAAACGAACGTGCTTCCTCCGGCAGATGGAAGATTCCTGAATCAGACTCAGGGTCCATTGTACTTTAACCGCGGGTTGAGAATTTCATGTGCGCACATCCTGAACACTCGGGCCAGTATAGCACAGTGAGATGGCTTTCAATCCATTGCCGGGTACGGAACGAGTTGATATACTGGCTGAAACAAACGGGGGTGCTCGATGCAATTTCTTCCCGAGATTTCTTTCGAAACGTTCCAGTGGGTAATCCTGCCTGTTCCCTTTGAAGCGACCACCAGCTACCTCAAGGGAACCGCCCGTGGGCCGGAGGCCATCATCGAATCCAGTGCGCAACTGGAGGATTTTGACACCATGGCCGGCCGTGAGGCAATACGGGACCATGGATTTTATACAGACGATACATGGGAATTTTCCGGGTCATTGATAGAGGTGGGGAAACGCGTAGAGTTCTGGCTGGAAAAGGGAAAAAAGATCCTGGCTCTTGGAGGAGAGCACTCCATCACGATTCCGATCGTACCGGCCTACAAAAAGTATTATCCCGACCTTGCCGTCGTTCACTTTGACGCTCATGCCGATCTTCGGGACGCCTATGAAGGATCCAGCCTCTCCCATGCCTGTGCCATGCGCAGGGTACTCGATCATGTTCCCATTTATTCTCTTGGATTGAGAGCCTATTCCCAGGAAGAAAAGGACCTGATCCTGGAGCGCTCGATACCCGTGCTTCATGCCTGGGAAATGGATGATACAAGCCGTGTTATTGAGTTTCTGGATCAGGTTCCCCCGAATGTCTATATATCCTTCGATGTAGATGCCGTCGATCCCTCAGAAATTCCCACTACGGGAACGCCTCAGCCTGGAGGAATCTCGTTTCGGCAGTCGATTACAGCGCTCGGCCACCTTTTTGAACATCGTAATATCGTCGGGGCCGATGTAGTCGAAACGAGGCCGATCGCAGGGCTGGAATATGGTGTCTTTACCGTGGCCTCACTCTGCCATTTCATGCTTGGCAGGGGATAAGTGGGTCTCGTTCGGGATCAGGCCATTATCCTGGCGACCTATCCCATAGGGGAAAAGGATCTCATTGTTGTATTGTTCACCCGATTCTCCGGGAAAAGAAGGGGCGTAGCGCGGGGTGCGAGGGGGAGGAGGAGCCGCCTGGCCAGTGCGGTAACAACTCTGAACGAAGTCACTCTGACGTTTTACGAATCGGAGGGTCGAGATCTGATCCAGATCCGGGACATGGAGGTTCAGCACTCCTCCATGCCTCTGGCTTCCAGGCTTTCCTGTCCAATGGTTCTTCCTTTTCTTACCGAACTTTCTGATCGTTTTTTCCATGAAGGACTGGCTTCGGAAAGGGGATTCAGGTTGCTGGGCCACGTCCTTTCCGGGTTACGCGGCGGAAATCATGAAGGGATTACGGTTCTTTACAGTGCCCTGTGGATGCTTGTGATTGCCGGAGTCTTTCCTTCCATACAACTTTGCACGAGTTGCGGCAGGGCTACCGCTGCGATCGATTTTGAAAAGATGGCGTTTCTTTGTTCTTCCTGCGCGGATCCCAACTCTTTTCCCGTAAGCCCCGATGTCCTGGATCTGGTGACAACGATGCTGCATGCTCCCATTGACAGCATAGCTCTTCCGCAATCCGGGAGCACCCTTCGAGATATGGACCGGATCCTGGCGGGATGCAGAAGTCACTACCTGGGGTCTGAACTAAAAACCTACCGTTTCCTCTCAACGTGTGATAAACTCTTTTCTCCATGAATCTGCAGGATATCGTGAACGGTCTCCAGGCCTACTGGAGCCGCCAGGGATGCCTTATTGTCCAGCCCTACGACCTGGAAGTAGGGGCGGGAACCATGCATCCTGAAACCTTTTTCAGGGTATTGAAACCAGCGCCATGGAGAGTTGCGTACACTCAGCCCTCGCGCCGACCTGCCGATGGAAGATATGGCGACAACCCCTTCCGTCTCTACAAGCACCTTCAGTACCAGGTGATCCTGAAGCCCTCTCCCGAGAACGTTCAGGATCTCTACCTGGGGAGTCTGGAGCAGATCGGAATCGATTTAAAACGTCATGATATCCGTTTTGAAGAAGACAACTGGGAAGCCCCGACACTGGGAGCATGGGGGGTTGGTTGGCAGGTTATGCTCGATGGAATGGAAATCAGCCAGTTTACCTATTTTCAGCAATCAGGCGGTGTGGAATTGAACCCCATTTCCGTGGAACTGACCTATGGCCTGGAACGGATCACCATGTACCTGACCAAGAGCCAGTCCATCTATGACATCCCTTACAATGATACCGTTGCCTATCGGGATGTCCGGTTATGGGAAGAGCGGGAAATGAGTGCCTACTATTTTGACACTGCCGATGTGGAAGAGCTGTGGCATCAGTTTTCATTCTGGGAAAGGGAGTGTGAAGCCTGTTTAAGCGAAGAGCTTCTCTATCCGGCCTATGAAGGCGTGTTGAAAATGTCGCATCTTTTTAATGTCCTGGATGCGCGGGGGGTCATATCGGTTACACAGCGTGCCTCCGCCATAGGACGAATCCGAAACCTTGCCGTGCAGTGCGCCCACAGGTATCTGGACCGTGACAACGCAGACACTGGTTCTTGAACTCCTCCTGGAGGAGATGCCTGCAGGGGTCGTGACCCCTGCATCGAAGAATCTGAGCGATTCGATCGCACGGCAGCTTTCGGAATTTTCAATCCATTATGAGAGAATTCGGGCCATTTCCACCTCCCGTCGACTGGGAGTCATGATCGAGGGTCTCTCGGATCGTCAGGAGGATCGGGAGGAACTCGTTACGGGTCCTCCGTGGGATCAGGCGTTCGGTGAAGACGGTACACCGACGAGGGCGGCAGAAGGATTTGCCCGGTCCCGCCATATCGATGTGAGCGAGCTGGAAAAGGTCGAAACAGACAGGGGACTGTACGCGGGAATCCGTTGCCGGTCCACCGGGAAGATGACATCTGCGCTCCTGCCCGACATTCTGACCCGGGCTCTGTCAGGACTTCGATTCCCGAGAGAAATGCGCTGGGGAGCGGGGGTCGGACCTTTTGTAAGGCCGGTTCACGGTATCCTGGCCCTCCTGGATAGAGAGGTGATTCCCCTTCAATTCATGAATAAGGAATCGACCCGTTCCACTGTCTCTCATCGCCAGAAGTCATCACTTCCGCTTTCGATCGAATCAGCTTCGGATTACCCGTCTGTTCTTCAGGGAGCAGATGTGCTTGTATTTCATGAAGACCGAATGAAATCATTTCTGGACCAGGTTCGGAACCACGCCTCCTCAGCAGGAGCCCAACCGCCGGAAGGGGATCCGCTTCTCGAGGAATGGGCTTCCATGGTGGAGTATCCGGGGCAGGTCCGGGGATCACTGAAAGAAGATCTTTTTACGCTCCCGGTTGAAATTCTGGAACAGACCCTGCGCCACCATCAGAAAGCGATACTTCTGCGAAATCCGGAAGGAAAGGCTATACCGGTTTTTCTGGCGGTCATGGATCGCAGGGAAGATCATGAGGGAGTCGTGCGCCAGGGGCAGGAATGGGTGATCCAGGCCCGCCTGGAAGATGCCGGATTCTTTTTCCACGAGGATCGGAAGTTGCCCATGGTCGATCGTGTGGAAGGTCTGAAGGCCCTTTCGTTTCATGATCGAGTGGGGAACTACCTTCAGAAAACCGGGCGGATCCAGGAACTTTCAGAATTTCTTGCTCATCAGGTAGGTCAGGGAGATCTTGTTCCCCTCATTCTGCAGGCGGCCCGCCTGTGCAAGGCTGACCTTGCCACACAGATGGTAGGAGAGTTCCCCGAGCTGCAGGGCATCATCGGAGGAATTTACACGCGGGATGAAGGTGTCGATGAACGGGTGTGGAAGGCGATCTACCAGCATTACATGCCCCGTTTCCCGGAAGATGCCCTCCCCGATGGTCCGGTAGGAGCCATCGTGGCCCTGGCCGACCGTATGGATACCCTGGCCTCGCTCTTTGCCGCAGGGGAGATACCCACGGGCTCCCGGGATCCCTTCGGCCTCAGACGCATTGGGAACGGTTTGATCCAGATTTTAATGAAGTTCGCGTATGATATTGACCTCGACCTTGTTTTCGCGCGATCGCTCCAGCTTCTGGAGACATCAATTTCCGTAAGCGATGAAGTACACAGGGAACTGCGGTCCTTCATGGAAGAGCGACAGGCCTATCTGATGGGACAAAAGGGGTTCTCCGAGGACGAGATCCGCTCGGTGCTGGAAGTCCGTGCCTCCCATCCCGTGGACGCCCTTGCGCGTCTGACCAGCATCCATGAGTTCAGGGATCAGCAAGATTTCCTGAAATTCATTCTGGCCTTTAAGCGATTGCGTAATATACTGGGTGATCGGGTCCCGTCAGATATTGACGCCGGCCGCCTGGTGGAGGATGAGGAAAAAAACCTCTACGCGGCCTTTATCCAGGCCAAGGAATCGTATTTGAAGTACCTCAACGAGAGAAACTATACCGGAGCACTTCGTGTCATGGAATCTCTCAGCAATCCTTTGGATGTTTTCTTTGACAAGGTGATGGTAATGACCGAGGATAAGAGTCTCCAGACAAACCGTTTGGCTCTTCTGGGTCATCTCTATCGAGAATTTCTGAAAATCGCGCAATTTTCTAACCTTCAGGTAGAAAAAGCTCAATATCGGTCCACATAAGGAGGTCTTCATGTCCGATCACGTCTATTTTTTCGGAGGTGGCAAGGCGGACGGCCACGCAGGCATGAAAATGGTTCTGGGAGGCAAGGGAGCAAACCTGGCGGAAATGACCAATATCGGGATTCCCGTTCCTCCCGGATTCACAATATCCACGGCGGTCTGCACCTATTTTAATGAACACCATGGATCCTATCCCACTTCACTGCCTCAGGAAGTGGACAAGGCGCTTTCCAAGCTGGAAAAGCTACAGGGGAAGGGCTTCGGTGATCCGGAAAACCCGCTGCTCGTATCGGTTCGATCGGGTTCTGCTTTTTCCATGCCCGGAATGATGGACACGATTCTAAATCTGGGGCTGAATACCGACACCGTGCGTGGATTGATCATCCAGTCCGGAAATGAACGATTTGCATGGGATTGCTATCGCCGGTTCATCCAGATGTATGGAGACGTGGTGCTTGGAGTTCCTCATGCAAAGTTTGAAATCATTCTGGAAGAAGCCCGCGAAAAAGCGGGTGTCGAAAGCGATGCGGATCTTCCGGCCGATTCTCTCAAGAGAGTTGCGAACCGTTACCTTGATCTCGTGAAAAAGGAAACCGGAGAGCATTTCCCTATGGATCCGGAGCGTCAGCTCTGGGGGGCCATCACCGCAGTCTTTAAGTCCTGGAACAACAAACGGGCCGTTGAATATCGCCGACTGCATCAGATCCCCGATCACCTTGGCACGGCCGTGAATGTCCAGGTCATGGTCTTTGGAAACACAGGGAACGAAAGCGCAACCGGTGTCGCCTTTACGCGCAACCCGGCCTCGGGGGAGAACGAATTCTACGGCGAGTTTCTGATCAATGCCCAGGGTGAAGATGTGGTTGCCGGTATCCGGACTCCCAAGCCGATGGTGGAACTGAACGATTCAATGCCGCAGGTGTACAAGCAGCTTGAAAACGTGCGGCACAAGCTCGAATCCCACTACAAGAACATGGAAGACCTCGAGTTTACCATCGAACACAAAAAGCTCTATATCCTGCAGACCCGCCACGGGAAGCGGACAGGGCAGGCTGCGATCAAAATTGCCGTCGACATGGTCAATGAATCACTGATTGAGCCGAAGGATGCGATAAGGCAGGTGGATCCGGCCATTCTGGTTCATCTTCTCTCCCCCGTATTTGATCTCGATGAAAAGGAAAAGGCCCTTACGGAGGGAAGGCTGCTCGGGAAGGGATTGAACGCCGGCCCGGGAGCTGCTGCCGGGAAGATTGTCTTTACGGCGGAGAAAGCCGTGGAAATGGCGGCAAAGAAGGAGCAGGTCATCCTCGTACGCACCGAGACATCACCCGAGGATATTGCGGGGATGAATGCGGCTCGCGGAATCCTGACTTCACGGGGCGGCATGACCTCACACGCGGCCGTTGTTGCCCGGGGAATGGGGAAACCCTGCGTTGTCGGGTTTGGAGAAATGGATGTTGACGAAGAGAAAAGAGTAGCCAAAATTAAGGGTATTACCCTGAAAGAGGGAGATTCCATCTCCATCGACGGCACTACGGGTGAGATCCTCAAGGGAAATATCAAAACAAAGCCGAGCGAAATCCTTCAGGTTCTGGTTCACGGAACGCTTAAAGAAGAAGATGCACCTCTTTATCAGTACTACAAGACCTTCATGGAGTGGGTGAAAGACAACCGGCGGCTTAACGTTCGGACCAATGCCGATACGCCCTACGACTCCGACGTGGCCCGCAGGCTGGGAGCCGAAGGAATTGGTCTTTGCAGAACAGAGCACATGTTTTTTGCCGAAGACCGAATTCAGGCTGTCCGTGAAATGATCCTTTCGGAGACGACCGAAGACCGGGAAAAGGCGCTCGCCAAGATTGAACCGATGCAGGAAGAGGATTTTATAGGGATTTTCAAGGCCATGGACGGTCTCCCCGTGACGATTCGTCTCCTGGATCCGCCATTGCACGAATTTCTGCCCCATGAACCTGAAATCGTGGCCAAGGTGGCCAAAGAGATGAAGGTAAAGGCGGAAGAAGTGGAAGCCAAGGTGGAACAGCTGGCGGAAATGAACCCGATGCTGGGGCATCGGGGATGCCGTCTGGGCGTCACCTTCCCCGAGATCTACGCCATGCAGGTCCGGGCCATCATCCGCGCGGCCTGCAAGGTCCAGAAAGAGGGCGTAGCCGTTCTCCCTGAGATTATGATTCCCCTGGTCGGGATCCGCAACGAATTTGACGTTATGGCGGAAATGACCCGTGCGGTTGCTTCGCAGATTATGGATGAAGAGCAGGAAAAGGTCGCCTACCTGGTGGGTACGATGATGGAAATCCCGCGTGCCTGCCTCGTTGCGGACCAGATAGCGCGGAAAGCCGAGTTTTTCTCCTTTGGAACCAATGACCTCACGCAGATGACCTTTGGATTCTCCCGGGACGACATCAATAAATTCCTTCCGGATTACCTCGATAAGGGCATCCTCCTGCAGGATCCCTTCGCCTCTCTGGATCAGGAAGGTGTCGGTCAGCTTGTGGAAATGGGAACCACCAAAGGAAGGGAGGGCCGGGAAAATCTGAAGGTCGGTGTCTGTGGAGAGCATGGGGGAGACCCGCACTCGGTCTATTTCTTCCATAAAGTCGGGTTAAACTATGTTTCCTGCTCTCCATACCGGGTTCCTGTGGCTTTACTGGCCGCGGCCCGTGCCCATTGCGAGGAATCGTAATCCAACGGACGCCGGAGTATTTCCTGAGGTAGAGGGGTAGATATGGGTAATATACGTCTACTTCCTGACCATCTCATCAATCAGATCGCAGCCGGGGAGGTTGTGGAACGGCCTGCCTCGGTCCTGAAAGAAGTCCTGGAAAATGCCGCGGATGCGGAAGCCTCCTCCATTACGATCCGATTCAGCCAGGGAGGGCGATCCCTGATCCAGGTCGAAGATAACGGGACCGGTATGGGCAGGGAAGACGCTCTGTTAGCCCTGGAACGGCACGCGACAAGCAAAATTACTTCGGTTGATGACCTGCTCCGGCTGGCAACGCTGGGCTTTCGTGGAGAAGCCCTTCCCTCCATCGCTTCCGTGTCTCGAATGACGCTGCTGACGAGTGACGGATCGGGAGAAGGGACGCGAGTTCAGATCGACGGCGGCCGGATTACGAGTGTCGAACCCGCGTATCGTGAACGGGGAACCACCGTAACCGTCAGGGATCTCTTCTTTAACTTACCCGGCAGGAGAAAGTTCCTTCGGAGTCCCGCGACGGAGACCCGCCATTTGTGGCGAATCATCCAGGGAGCCGCCCTGCCCAACCCTCAACTGGGATTCAAAGTCTACGATGGAAACGACCTTGCGGCGGATCTTCCTGCGGCGGAGTCTCTCCAGACCCGGATGTCGGATCTTTACGGGGAAAGTCTGTTCAAGGATCTCGTCACCCTGGAATCAAGCCAGGGCCCCTGCTCCGCCGTCCTCTTTACCGCGAGAGAGCATTCCCAGTTCCACGGAGCTCACATCCAGTTTGCCTTTGTGAATCGGCGTCATGTGAGGGACCGCTTCGTTACCGGAGCCCTTTTGTCCCGGATCAAAAAGGTCTTTCCCCACCACCCTCAGCCGGTCTATCTGCTCTTTCTCGATCTTCCTGCGGAAGAAGTTGATTTCAACGTCCACCCGGCCAAGCTGGAAGTCCGGTTCCGGGATACTGCGACACTTTTTACTCTCATGGATCGGTTCGTAGAGGGAAAAGTCGGTCAGATTACCGCACCCGGCCCGATTCCGGTGGTTCAGGGGCCAAAGGCGGGATTCCATGGGATACCTTCGTCTCGATCCACCTCAGTCCCTTCCACTCCCGGCTTTCGCTCCGCCATGACCCGATTCGGGGAAGAGCTGAAAGAGCACTTTCAACACTCTATTTCACCGGACCTTCCGTTCCGGTATATCGGATCCTTCCGCGATGCCTTTCTCCTCTTTGATCATGAAAATGAACTGAAACTGGTCGATCAGCACGCGGCCCATGAGCGTATTCTCTATGAACGGTTGCTCCGGGGAATGGCAGACGGAGAAACAGGGAAGCAGCATCTTTTGCCTCCTGTGACCATTGAGCTCCTTCCTGAGGAACGGTCTATGGTTAAGGAAGCCACTGACGACCTGACAGAAATGGGGTTTGAAGTCGAAATATTCGGGGATCGAACCCTGAGCCTGCGTGCCCATCCAATCGGAATGACAAAGAGCGAATCGGTTGAGTTCATTCGAGCCTATCTCCGGGAATCGAAAGGGGACAGAAATACCCGGACAATTGCTTCGCTTGCCTGCCGGAGCGCCATCAAGATCCATTCTCCGCTTGCACCGGAAAAGGCCATCGAGCTCTACCGGAACCTGCTGGCCTGCGAGGATCCCCACCACTGCCCGCATGGACGGCCGACCATCCTGGTTCTAAGCCAGGACCA from Thermoanaerobaculia bacterium encodes:
- the glyS gene encoding glycine--tRNA ligase subunit beta — translated: MTTQTLVLELLLEEMPAGVVTPASKNLSDSIARQLSEFSIHYERIRAISTSRRLGVMIEGLSDRQEDREELVTGPPWDQAFGEDGTPTRAAEGFARSRHIDVSELEKVETDRGLYAGIRCRSTGKMTSALLPDILTRALSGLRFPREMRWGAGVGPFVRPVHGILALLDREVIPLQFMNKESTRSTVSHRQKSSLPLSIESASDYPSVLQGADVLVFHEDRMKSFLDQVRNHASSAGAQPPEGDPLLEEWASMVEYPGQVRGSLKEDLFTLPVEILEQTLRHHQKAILLRNPEGKAIPVFLAVMDRREDHEGVVRQGQEWVIQARLEDAGFFFHEDRKLPMVDRVEGLKALSFHDRVGNYLQKTGRIQELSEFLAHQVGQGDLVPLILQAARLCKADLATQMVGEFPELQGIIGGIYTRDEGVDERVWKAIYQHYMPRFPEDALPDGPVGAIVALADRMDTLASLFAAGEIPTGSRDPFGLRRIGNGLIQILMKFAYDIDLDLVFARSLQLLETSISVSDEVHRELRSFMEERQAYLMGQKGFSEDEIRSVLEVRASHPVDALARLTSIHEFRDQQDFLKFILAFKRLRNILGDRVPSDIDAGRLVEDEEKNLYAAFIQAKESYLKYLNERNYTGALRVMESLSNPLDVFFDKVMVMTEDKSLQTNRLALLGHLYREFLKIAQFSNLQVEKAQYRST
- the ppdK gene encoding pyruvate, phosphate dikinase, with translation MSDHVYFFGGGKADGHAGMKMVLGGKGANLAEMTNIGIPVPPGFTISTAVCTYFNEHHGSYPTSLPQEVDKALSKLEKLQGKGFGDPENPLLVSVRSGSAFSMPGMMDTILNLGLNTDTVRGLIIQSGNERFAWDCYRRFIQMYGDVVLGVPHAKFEIILEEAREKAGVESDADLPADSLKRVANRYLDLVKKETGEHFPMDPERQLWGAITAVFKSWNNKRAVEYRRLHQIPDHLGTAVNVQVMVFGNTGNESATGVAFTRNPASGENEFYGEFLINAQGEDVVAGIRTPKPMVELNDSMPQVYKQLENVRHKLESHYKNMEDLEFTIEHKKLYILQTRHGKRTGQAAIKIAVDMVNESLIEPKDAIRQVDPAILVHLLSPVFDLDEKEKALTEGRLLGKGLNAGPGAAAGKIVFTAEKAVEMAAKKEQVILVRTETSPEDIAGMNAARGILTSRGGMTSHAAVVARGMGKPCVVGFGEMDVDEEKRVAKIKGITLKEGDSISIDGTTGEILKGNIKTKPSEILQVLVHGTLKEEDAPLYQYYKTFMEWVKDNRRLNVRTNADTPYDSDVARRLGAEGIGLCRTEHMFFAEDRIQAVREMILSETTEDREKALAKIEPMQEEDFIGIFKAMDGLPVTIRLLDPPLHEFLPHEPEIVAKVAKEMKVKAEEVEAKVEQLAEMNPMLGHRGCRLGVTFPEIYAMQVRAIIRAACKVQKEGVAVLPEIMIPLVGIRNEFDVMAEMTRAVASQIMDEEQEKVAYLVGTMMEIPRACLVADQIARKAEFFSFGTNDLTQMTFGFSRDDINKFLPDYLDKGILLQDPFASLDQEGVGQLVEMGTTKGREGRENLKVGVCGEHGGDPHSVYFFHKVGLNYVSCSPYRVPVALLAAARAHCEES
- the mutL gene encoding DNA mismatch repair endonuclease MutL is translated as MGNIRLLPDHLINQIAAGEVVERPASVLKEVLENAADAEASSITIRFSQGGRSLIQVEDNGTGMGREDALLALERHATSKITSVDDLLRLATLGFRGEALPSIASVSRMTLLTSDGSGEGTRVQIDGGRITSVEPAYRERGTTVTVRDLFFNLPGRRKFLRSPATETRHLWRIIQGAALPNPQLGFKVYDGNDLAADLPAAESLQTRMSDLYGESLFKDLVTLESSQGPCSAVLFTAREHSQFHGAHIQFAFVNRRHVRDRFVTGALLSRIKKVFPHHPQPVYLLFLDLPAEEVDFNVHPAKLEVRFRDTATLFTLMDRFVEGKVGQITAPGPIPVVQGPKAGFHGIPSSRSTSVPSTPGFRSAMTRFGEELKEHFQHSISPDLPFRYIGSFRDAFLLFDHENELKLVDQHAAHERILYERLLRGMADGETGKQHLLPPVTIELLPEERSMVKEATDDLTEMGFEVEIFGDRTLSLRAHPIGMTKSESVEFIRAYLRESKGDRNTRTIASLACRSAIKIHSPLAPEKAIELYRNLLACEDPHHCPHGRPTILVLSQDQLFAYFKRT